One genomic window of Cannabis sativa cultivar Pink pepper isolate KNU-18-1 chromosome 2, ASM2916894v1, whole genome shotgun sequence includes the following:
- the LOC133034090 gene encoding uncharacterized protein LOC133034090 translates to MPKHRFIFWQTINTQLLAHDKFVQFQITLDNIKCPVCDTAAESNAHLFFDCYFSQQVVEQVCLWLGVRSWPTSFNSWQQWLRQTSKDKMQKVHISIMAVMIYSILSNKNNCLFNNYSSTTTKVTQEIKKIVYYRLQIAKNRSLKAHEKRYIESILV, encoded by the coding sequence ATGCCGAAGCACAGATTCATTTTTTGGCAAACTATCAATACTCAGCTTTTAGCTCATGACAAGTTTGTGCAATTTCAAATCACTCTTGACAATATTAAGTGCCCGGTTTGTGACACAGCAGCTGAGAGCAATGCTCATTTGTTTTTTGACTGCTATTTTTCACAGCAAGTGGTGGAGCAGGTCTGTTTGTGGCTGGGAGTTAGGAGTTGGCCGACTAGTTTCAATTCCTGGCAGCAATGGCTGCGGCAAACCAGCAAAGACAAGATGCAAAAGGTGCATATTTCGATAATGGCTGTCATGATTTACAGCATTTTGAGCAATAAAAACAACTGCCTCTTCAACAATTACTCGAGTACAACAACAAAAGTTACACAGgaaataaagaaaatagtatACTATAGATTACAAATAGCTAAAAATAGAAGCTTGAAAGCCCATGAGAAGAGATACATAGAGAGCATTTTGGTGTAA
- the LOC133034694 gene encoding probable RNA 3'-terminal phosphate cyclase-like protein, with protein sequence MGKTEYKRLKGGQNLRQRLLLATVSSTPILIEDIRTDETWPGLLPHEVSFLRLIEKLCDDCHVEINETGTKLKYKPGIVMGGKSIVHDCGVSRSIGYFMEPILLLGLFSKKPLTIRLKGITNDSKDPSVDTFQSTALPILKRFGVPSEGLKLKIESRGAPPQGGGEVVLSIPTVLTLNAVTWTDEGMVKRIRGITFSSRVSSQFEHSMIYSARGIFNRLLPDVYIATDHKSGSQAGNSPGYGISLVAETTSGCCISADTTISYGRVDETDEFEEKKELTPAEDVGAEIASVLLGEIEQGGVVDSTHQGLLFLLCALCPQDISKVRVGKLSPYGMETLRNIRDFLGVKFVIKPDPSTGTVILKCLGCGLRNLSRKVS encoded by the exons atggggaAGACTGAATACAAGAGGTTGAAAGGAGGCCAGAATCTCAGGCAGCGTCTTCTTCTGGCAACGGTGTCCTCCACACCCATTCTTATTGAGGACATTCGAACTGACGAGACATGGCCTGGTCTCCTCCCTCACGAGGTCTCCTTCCTCCGCTTGATAGAGAAACTCTGCGACGACTGCCATGTTGAAATCAACGAGACag GTACCAAACTGAAGTACAAACCTGGTATAGTTATGGGTGGCAAGAGCATTGTACATGATTGTGGAGTTAGTCGTTCCATTGGTTATTTTATGGAGCCTATACTTTTGCTTGGCTTGTTTTCGAAAAAGCCTCTTACTATTAGACTTAAAG GAATTACAAATGATTCAAAGGACCCATCTGTTGATACTTTCCAATCTACAGCCTTGCCTATTTTGAAACGTTTTGGAGTTCCTTCAGAAGGTTTGAAGCTGAAAATAGAGAGTCGTGGAGCTCCTCCACAAGGTGGTGGTGAAGTTGTTTTGTCAATTCCAACAGTTTTGACTCTAAAT GCAGTTACATGGACCGATGAAGGCATGGTTAAAAGAATTAGGGGGATTACTTTTTCATCTAGAGTGTCTTCTCAATTTGAACATTCTATGATATATTCAGCTCGTGGAATCTTTAATCGTTTGCTTCCAGATGTTTATATAGCTACTGATCATAAATCTGGTTCACAAGCTGGAAA CTCACCAGGTTATGGAATTTCACTGGTTGCGGAAACTACATCTGGTTGCTGCATATCTGCGGATACAACTATTTCATATGGACGGGTGGACGAGACAGATgaatttgaagagaagaaagagcTGACACCCGCAGAAGATGTAGGTGCGGAGATTGCTTCTGTTCTGCTAGGGGAGATTGAGCAAGGTGGAGTGGTAGATTCAACACATCAG GGTCTGTTATTTCTCCTTTGTGCACTATGTCCACAAGATATTTCGAAAGTTCGGGTTGGGAAGCTCTCTCCATATGGGATGGAAACACTCAGAAATATCAGAGATTTTCTGGGAGTCAAATTTGTCATAAAGCCAGATCCTTCTACAGGGACTGTTATTCTGAAGTGTTTGGGTTGCGGGTTGAGAAATCTATCCAGAAAGGTCTCCTAA
- the LOC115721411 gene encoding serine carboxypeptidase-like 51, whose protein sequence is MAKLLAFVVMFSLCFLPLIHGGRKIPTRTQDGFEEWGYVEVRPKAHMFWWLYKSPYRVEDPSKPWPIVLWLQGGPGASGVGIGNFEEVGPLDTGLKPRNLTWLQKADLLFVDNPVGTGYSFVEDTKLFVKSDLEAADDLTTLLEKLFNGDEKLQKSPLFIVAQSYGGKFAVTLALSALKAIEAGKLKLKLGGVALGDTWISPEDFVFSWGPLLKDVSRLDDNGLKQSQSLAEKIRQQIQQGQYEEATDSWGELEEVIYANSNGVDFYNFLLDSEMDSVSSSTTVLKLPKESVTKRHSRYLSVFRSTPTPGGDDDLDDLMNGAIKKKLKIIPENVTWGGQAKGVFFAMQGDFMRPRIDEVDQLLAKGVNVTIYSGQLDLICATKGTEAWVKKLKWEGLQTFLSKDRTPLYCGKGGPTKGFTSSHQNFHFYWILGAGHDVPADQPCVALDMLGHITNSPR, encoded by the exons ATGGCGAAGTTGTTAGCCTTTGTAGTGATGTTTAGTCTCTGCTTTCTTCCACTCATTCATGGAGGAAGAAAGATTCCAACAAGAACCCAAGATGGGTTTGAGGAATGGGGTTATGTTGAAGTCAGACCCA AAGCCCACATGTTCTGGTGGCTTTACAAGAGTCCTTATAGAGTTGAAGATCCCTCTAAGCCTTGGCCTATTGTACTCTGGCTTCAAGGAGGACCT GGAGCTTCAGGAGTTGGAATTGGGAATTTTGAAGAGGTTGGACCATTAGACACAGGCTTGAAGCCAAGGAATTTAACTTGGTTACAAAAAGCAGATCTCTTGTTTGTT GACAATCCAGTTGGAACAGGATACAGTTTTGTGGAGGACACAAAGTTGTTTGTAAAAAGTGATTTAGAAGCAGCAGATGATCTGACCACATTGTTGGAGAAGCTCTTTAATGGAGATGAGAAACTTCAAAAGAGTCCTCTTTTCATTGTTGCTCAGTCTTATGGAGGAAAATTTGCTGTTACTCTTGCTTTATCAGCTCTAAAAGCTATTGAAGCTGGGAAATTGAAACTTAAACTTGGAG GAGTTGCATTAGGAGACACTTGGATATCTCCTGAAGATTTTGTG TTTTCATGGGGTCCTCTTCTCAAAGATGTCTCAAGACTTGATGACAATGGATTGAAGCAATCACAAAg TTTGGCTGAGAAGATTAGGCAACAAATTCAGCAGGGTCAGTATGAGGAAGCAACTGATTCATGGGGTGAACTTGAAGAGGTTATATACGCCAACAGCAATGGAGTG GACTTTTATAACTTCCTattggattcagaaatggactCAGTCTCATCATCAACAACAGTACTTAAATTGCCAAAAGAGAGTGTAACAAAGAGACACTCAAGATATCTTAGTGTATTCAGATCTACACCTACACCtggtggtgatgatgatctTGATGATTTGATGAATGGTGCCATTAAAAAGAAGCTTAAGATTATCCCAGAAAATGTAAC GTGGGGAGGCCAAGCTAAAGGCGTGTTTTTTGCTATGCAAGGAGATTTTATGAGACCAAGGATTGATGAG GTTGATCAACTCCTTGCTAAAGGGGTCAATGTGACTATATACAGTGGGCAA CTTGATCTCATTTGTGCAACCAAGGGAACTGAAGCTTGGGTTAAGAAGCTCAA GTGGGAAGGACTCCAAACATTTTTGAGCAAGGATAGAACTCCTCTGTATTGTGGGAAAGGAGGCCCAACCAAAGGGTTCACGTCTTCACACCAAAACTTCCACTTCTATTGGATTCTTGGAGCAGGACACGAT GTACCTGCTGATCAACCATGTGTAGCTTTAGACATGTTAGGTCATATTACAAACTCTCCAAGGTAG